The proteins below come from a single Piscinibacter gummiphilus genomic window:
- a CDS encoding tripartite tricarboxylate transporter substrate binding protein yields the protein MPITRRTLMGSSLAALGLAQASAFAQAWPSRPINLVAPYGAGGSNDILTRLLGEALAARLGQTFTVENKAGAGTRIANEYVARAAPDGYTVLHAAAPIAIGEALYPKLPYDAHKSFEAVVSTAIAPLFLIVNASAPYKTVAEFIEYGKSNPKGFTFGSPGNGSAPHLTAELLMRASGTKGVVAQFRGDAPAYTDLLAGRLDATLTAISTAVPHVQAGKLRVLAVANEERTPLYPQAPTLRESGLPSVVGYGWYGLMVPAGTPAAIVQRLNAETNAVLADAEIRKKAEAVGLQPRGGTPAAFASFIQSETRKWAQVIKAANITAE from the coding sequence ATGCCGATCACCCGCCGCACCCTGATGGGAAGCAGCCTTGCCGCGCTGGGGCTCGCCCAGGCCAGCGCCTTCGCTCAGGCCTGGCCCAGCCGGCCGATCAACCTGGTGGCGCCCTATGGCGCCGGCGGCTCCAACGACATCCTCACGCGCCTGCTCGGCGAAGCGCTGGCGGCGCGCCTCGGCCAGACCTTCACCGTGGAAAACAAGGCCGGTGCCGGCACGCGCATCGCCAACGAGTACGTGGCGCGCGCCGCCCCCGACGGCTATACCGTGCTGCACGCGGCCGCGCCCATCGCCATCGGCGAGGCGCTCTACCCGAAGCTGCCGTACGACGCCCACAAGAGCTTCGAGGCGGTGGTGAGCACGGCCATCGCACCGCTCTTCCTGATCGTCAACGCGAGCGCCCCGTACAAGACGGTGGCCGAGTTCATCGAATACGGAAAGTCCAACCCCAAGGGCTTCACCTTCGGCTCGCCCGGCAACGGCTCCGCACCGCACCTCACCGCCGAGCTGCTGATGCGCGCCTCGGGCACGAAGGGCGTGGTGGCGCAGTTCCGTGGCGACGCGCCGGCCTACACCGACCTGCTGGCCGGACGTCTCGACGCCACCCTGACCGCCATCTCGACCGCGGTGCCCCATGTGCAGGCCGGCAAGCTGCGCGTGCTGGCGGTGGCCAACGAGGAGCGCACGCCGCTCTACCCGCAGGCGCCGACGCTGCGCGAATCGGGGCTGCCAAGCGTGGTGGGCTACGGGTGGTACGGCCTCATGGTGCCGGCCGGCACGCCGGCGGCGATCGTGCAGCGGCTCAACGCGGAAACCAATGCCGTGCTGGCCGATGCCGAGATTCGCAAGAAGGCCGAAGCCGTGGGCTTGCAGCCGCGCGGCGGCACGCCGGCTGCGTTTGCCTCGTTCATCCAGAGCGAAACGCGCAAGTGGGCCCAGGTCATCAAGGCCGCCAACATCACCGCCGAATGA
- a CDS encoding pyrimidine/purine nucleoside phosphorylase translates to MTDKIDATITTRANVYFDGKCVSHSITLADGTKKSVGVILPSSLRFNTGEPEVMELVEGVCRVKYAGSDNWLPYSAGQSFNVPGKSHFDIEVTQTLHYICHFG, encoded by the coding sequence ATGACCGACAAGATCGACGCCACCATCACCACCCGCGCCAATGTCTATTTCGACGGGAAGTGCGTCTCGCACAGCATCACGCTGGCCGACGGCACCAAGAAGAGCGTGGGCGTGATCCTGCCCTCGTCGCTGCGCTTCAACACCGGCGAGCCGGAGGTGATGGAACTGGTGGAAGGCGTGTGCCGCGTGAAGTACGCCGGCAGCGACAACTGGCTGCCGTATTCGGCCGGCCAGTCGTTCAACGTGCCGGGCAAGTCGCACTTCGACATCGAAGTGACGCAGACGCTGCACTACATCTGCCACTTCGGTTGA
- the lspA gene encoding signal peptidase II has translation MANQKANLLPWLAIAVVVIVLDQITKTLILQHYQYGDSTYITSFFNIVRAHNTGAAFSFLAGASGWQRWFFIGLGIAAAIFIIWMLRSHGHQKMFAWALSLILGGAVGNVVDRMLHGYVVDFIQVHWGATYYFPSFNVADSAITAGAALLILDELLRVRRGR, from the coding sequence ATGGCGAACCAGAAGGCCAACCTGCTGCCGTGGCTGGCAATCGCCGTGGTGGTGATCGTGCTCGACCAGATCACCAAGACGCTGATCCTGCAGCACTACCAATACGGCGACAGCACCTACATCACGTCGTTCTTCAACATCGTGCGGGCGCACAACACGGGCGCGGCGTTCTCGTTCCTGGCGGGCGCTTCGGGCTGGCAGCGCTGGTTCTTCATCGGCCTGGGCATCGCCGCCGCCATCTTCATCATCTGGATGCTGCGCTCGCACGGTCACCAGAAGATGTTTGCGTGGGCGCTGTCGCTGATCCTGGGCGGTGCGGTCGGCAACGTGGTCGACCGCATGCTGCACGGCTACGTGGTCGACTTCATCCAGGTGCACTGGGGCGCGACGTACTACTTCCCGTCGTTCAACGTGGCCGACAGCGCGATCACCGCTGGTGCCGCGCTGCTCATCCTCGACGAACTGCTCAGGGTTCGCCGAGGGCGTTGA
- a CDS encoding CoA transferase: MPATPASPGPARPLAGVRVIDLGQYIAGPGAAMTLAELGADVIKVEPLAGDQARHIGRYGESMVRAYNRGKRSIALDLKREAGREAALRLIAHADVVIQNLRPGAIDKLGLGPRHVRERFPRIVYLTISGFGSRGPSSERPGYDIAAQAESGLMSVTGEPDRPPQKVGVPIIDAAAAQLGAQAVLAALYGREKTGRGATLETSLLEVALHLQATTWADYLGGAPEPQRIGDGQPHNAPAAEVVPTRDGYIVLSAYAEEHWQRFCRVLGREELARDPRFASNAQRVAHREALRAVLRDCLSGFSSEQCVALLSGQQIVAGAVRSYNQVLHSPDLAASGLVVEAVGADGTRYQALALPYRIDDAPRPSPPAAPACGADGDAVLAEAGYSLDEIAALRRDGVVA; encoded by the coding sequence ATGCCTGCGACGCCTGCATCGCCCGGCCCGGCCCGACCACTCGCGGGGGTGCGCGTCATCGACCTCGGCCAGTACATCGCAGGCCCCGGCGCCGCCATGACGCTGGCCGAGCTCGGCGCCGACGTGATCAAGGTCGAGCCGCTTGCCGGCGACCAGGCGCGCCACATCGGGCGCTACGGTGAATCGATGGTGCGGGCCTACAACCGCGGCAAGCGCTCCATCGCGCTCGACCTCAAGCGCGAGGCCGGGCGCGAAGCCGCCTTGCGCCTCATCGCGCACGCCGACGTGGTGATCCAGAACCTGCGCCCCGGCGCGATCGACAAGCTCGGCCTCGGCCCGCGCCACGTGCGCGAGCGCTTTCCGCGCATCGTGTACCTCACCATCTCCGGCTTCGGCAGCCGCGGGCCCTCGAGCGAGCGCCCCGGCTACGACATCGCCGCGCAGGCCGAGAGCGGCCTCATGTCGGTGACCGGCGAGCCCGACCGGCCGCCTCAGAAGGTGGGCGTGCCCATCATCGACGCGGCCGCGGCGCAGCTCGGCGCGCAGGCGGTGCTGGCCGCGCTGTACGGCCGCGAGAAGACCGGCCGCGGCGCGACGCTCGAAACTTCGCTCCTGGAAGTGGCGCTGCACCTGCAGGCGACGACCTGGGCCGACTACCTCGGCGGCGCCCCCGAGCCGCAACGCATCGGCGACGGCCAGCCGCACAACGCGCCGGCCGCCGAGGTGGTGCCCACGCGCGACGGCTACATCGTGCTCTCGGCCTATGCCGAAGAACACTGGCAGCGCTTCTGCCGCGTGCTCGGCCGCGAAGAACTCGCGCGCGACCCGCGCTTTGCGAGCAACGCGCAGCGCGTGGCGCACCGCGAGGCGCTGCGTGCGGTGCTGCGCGACTGCCTGTCCGGCTTCAGCAGCGAGCAATGCGTGGCGCTGCTGTCCGGCCAGCAGATCGTCGCCGGCGCCGTGCGCAGCTACAACCAGGTGCTGCACAGCCCCGACCTCGCGGCGAGCGGGCTCGTCGTCGAGGCCGTCGGCGCCGACGGCACGCGCTACCAGGCGCTCGCCCTGCCCTATCGCATCGACGACGCGCCGCGACCGTCGCCGCCCGCCGCACCGGCCTGCGGCGCCGATGGCGACGCCGTGCTGGCCGAGGCCGGCTACAGCCTTGACGAGATCGCCGCCTTGCGCCGAGACGGCGTCGTCGCCTGA
- a CDS encoding DUF1254 domain-containing protein, with the protein MTDTHHVRDALIRTLPLYEMMRMRAATTARRHPTLGFASPDRDSTLRWVNQFTHTHRKLGPDDREVVSPNNDTVYSNAWLDLSQGPVVIDTPDMGDRYWTLGLLDAWTNPFAYVGRRTTGNRRQRTLVHGPAGPGPMPAGGVSQVIAAPGDDVWLIGRTLVDDRPADLEAVRALQAEFRMSRPDGSDAALRFDTALDGRVVDAPSASLYLSTVEAALRRNPPAADESLAWPLAPDAVAALLPQVFDELRQQDQPHDLGGGWALPVAVRTHWGQDVLTRARVARNLIGALGIEEAMYPTAEVDADGRTLDGSHAYELRFAPDAGPHVGAFWSLTMYRRSDCLFVANPIGRYSIGDRTPGLRREADGSLAIRVQATDPGPGHNWLPAPPAEAFYVVLRLYQPAAEHLSFQYRYPPLRRLG; encoded by the coding sequence ATGACCGACACCCACCACGTTCGCGATGCGCTGATCCGCACGCTGCCGCTCTACGAGATGATGCGCATGCGCGCCGCCACCACGGCCCGGCGCCACCCGACGCTCGGCTTTGCGTCACCCGACCGCGACTCGACGCTGCGCTGGGTCAACCAGTTCACCCACACCCACCGCAAGCTCGGGCCCGACGACCGCGAGGTGGTGAGCCCGAACAACGACACCGTCTACAGCAACGCATGGCTCGACCTCTCGCAGGGCCCGGTCGTGATCGACACACCCGACATGGGCGACCGCTACTGGACGCTCGGGCTGCTCGACGCCTGGACGAACCCGTTCGCCTACGTCGGCCGCCGCACCACCGGCAACCGCCGCCAGCGCACGCTGGTGCATGGGCCCGCCGGGCCTGGCCCGATGCCGGCCGGTGGCGTGTCGCAGGTCATCGCCGCGCCGGGTGACGACGTGTGGCTCATCGGCCGCACGCTGGTGGACGACCGCCCCGCCGACCTCGAAGCGGTGCGCGCGCTGCAGGCCGAGTTCAGGATGTCGCGACCCGATGGCAGTGACGCCGCCCTGCGCTTCGACACCGCACTCGACGGCCGGGTGGTCGACGCGCCCTCGGCGAGCCTGTACCTCTCGACGGTCGAGGCGGCGCTGCGGCGCAACCCGCCCGCGGCGGACGAGTCGCTCGCGTGGCCTCTGGCGCCAGACGCTGTCGCCGCACTGCTGCCGCAGGTGTTCGACGAGCTGCGCCAGCAGGACCAGCCGCATGACCTGGGCGGCGGCTGGGCGCTGCCGGTGGCCGTGCGCACACACTGGGGCCAGGACGTGCTGACGCGAGCCCGCGTGGCACGCAACCTCATCGGCGCCCTCGGCATCGAAGAGGCGATGTACCCCACGGCGGAGGTCGATGCAGACGGGCGCACGCTCGACGGCTCGCACGCCTACGAGCTGCGCTTCGCGCCCGACGCCGGGCCGCACGTGGGGGCCTTCTGGTCGCTCACGATGTATCGCCGCAGCGATTGCCTCTTCGTCGCCAACCCGATCGGGCGCTACTCCATCGGCGACCGCACCCCGGGCCTGCGAAGAGAGGCCGACGGCAGCCTGGCGATCCGCGTGCAGGCGACCGACCCCGGGCCGGGTCACAACTGGCTGCCGGCACCACCCGCCGAGGCTTTCTACGTGGTGCTGCGCCTGTACCAGCCTGCGGCCGAGCACCTGTCGTTCCAATACCGATACCCGCCGCTGCGAAGGCTCGGCTGA
- a CDS encoding PQQ-dependent sugar dehydrogenase — MNTGSIFLRTVRARLFTPLACGLAAASLIACGGGDDPVTPPSGNQAPVITLASPAADATYRAGDDITVTATATDREDGALAANRLTWWIDLHHDTHSHPAQPVTNGGSGTFDTPTRTEVSANVFYRVHVRAVDSGGRATEVTRDVRPQTAEITLATQPAGLQLTLDGQPVTAPHTVTGVQGVERDLGAATQVANGRRYTFAGWSDGGGATHTIGTPTANTTYTATFTDDGPANNAPPTVSLAAAGSGVVGTPVALSAAAADADGSVSRVQFFDGSTLLGEDTSAPFEWAWTPTTAGTHALTARATDNAGDSTTSATVTVTVIDNTGPDGVPPTVALTSPAHLAVSLSGTVSVSATAADNVGVAAVEFQVDGVALGGDDTLAPYSASWDTSAYPPGQHVVRARARDAAGNVSAWSSATVQVVSGAAVPQGFTRQENWIGGLDNATAFAQAADGRFFIAEQDGRIRIANAQGQFQLLPVVNLAVDSSGERGLIGIALPPGFPSPGYLYVHYTRPDGRARNRVARFPYNDLVIGSEDRLLDLPELSNATNHNGGAIHFGADGKLYIGVGDNADSSHSPDLSTPFGKLLRINPDGSIPNDNPYFDSQRGVARAIWASGLRNPFTFAVEPGTGRIFINDVGAGAWEEINLGAPGADYGWPATEGPTNAAGVTAPLFAYRHDATSPPGSGPGGFFLGQSIAGGSFYPAAGGTFPAAYRRNYFFSDYVANTVGRLDPANGNAAYAFATVNGNPVDMLVGQDGALYVLTRQGITRIAPSL; from the coding sequence ATGAACACCGGCTCGATCTTCCTGCGCACCGTGCGCGCCCGCCTCTTCACGCCGCTCGCCTGCGGCCTCGCCGCCGCGTCGCTGATCGCCTGCGGCGGCGGCGACGATCCCGTCACGCCTCCCAGCGGCAACCAGGCCCCCGTCATCACCCTCGCGAGCCCGGCGGCCGACGCAACCTACCGCGCGGGCGACGACATCACCGTCACCGCCACGGCCACCGACCGCGAAGACGGGGCCCTCGCGGCGAACCGCCTCACCTGGTGGATCGACCTGCATCACGACACCCACAGCCACCCGGCGCAGCCGGTCACGAATGGAGGAAGCGGTACGTTCGACACGCCCACGCGCACGGAGGTGTCGGCCAATGTCTTCTACCGCGTGCACGTGCGCGCGGTCGACAGCGGCGGCCGCGCCACCGAAGTCACGCGTGACGTGCGCCCGCAGACCGCCGAGATCACGCTCGCCACGCAGCCGGCCGGCCTGCAACTCACCCTCGACGGCCAGCCCGTCACCGCCCCGCACACGGTCACCGGCGTGCAGGGTGTGGAGCGCGACCTCGGGGCAGCCACGCAGGTGGCCAACGGCCGCCGCTACACCTTCGCCGGCTGGAGCGACGGCGGCGGTGCCACGCACACCATCGGCACGCCCACCGCCAACACCACCTACACCGCCACGTTCACCGATGACGGCCCGGCCAACAACGCGCCGCCCACGGTGAGCCTCGCCGCCGCCGGCAGCGGTGTGGTAGGCACGCCTGTCGCGCTGTCGGCGGCGGCAGCCGATGCCGACGGCAGCGTCTCGCGCGTGCAGTTCTTCGACGGCAGCACCCTGCTCGGCGAAGACACGAGCGCGCCGTTCGAATGGGCGTGGACGCCCACCACCGCAGGCACCCACGCGCTCACCGCGCGCGCCACCGACAACGCCGGCGACAGCACCACCAGCGCCACGGTCACCGTGACGGTGATCGACAACACCGGGCCGGACGGCGTGCCCCCCACCGTCGCCCTGACGAGCCCCGCCCACCTTGCCGTGTCGTTGAGCGGCACCGTGAGCGTGAGCGCCACTGCCGCCGACAACGTCGGCGTGGCCGCGGTCGAGTTCCAGGTCGACGGCGTGGCGCTCGGCGGCGACGACACCCTCGCGCCCTACAGCGCCTCGTGGGACACCTCGGCCTACCCGCCCGGCCAGCACGTCGTGCGCGCCCGGGCGCGCGATGCGGCCGGCAACGTCTCGGCCTGGAGCAGCGCCACGGTGCAGGTCGTGAGCGGCGCCGCCGTGCCGCAAGGCTTCACCCGGCAGGAGAACTGGATCGGCGGCCTCGACAACGCCACCGCCTTCGCACAGGCGGCCGACGGCCGGTTCTTCATCGCCGAGCAGGACGGCCGCATCCGCATCGCCAACGCGCAGGGCCAGTTCCAGCTGCTGCCGGTGGTCAACCTGGCGGTCGATTCGAGCGGCGAGCGCGGGCTGATCGGCATTGCGCTTCCGCCCGGCTTCCCGTCACCCGGCTACCTCTACGTGCACTACACACGCCCGGACGGGCGCGCCCGGAACCGCGTGGCGCGCTTCCCGTACAACGACCTCGTCATCGGCTCGGAAGACCGCCTGCTCGACCTGCCCGAGCTGTCGAACGCCACCAACCACAACGGCGGCGCCATCCACTTCGGCGCCGACGGCAAGCTCTACATCGGCGTGGGCGACAACGCCGACTCCAGCCACTCGCCCGACCTGTCGACACCCTTCGGCAAGCTGCTGCGCATCAACCCCGACGGCAGCATCCCCAACGACAACCCGTACTTCGACAGCCAGCGCGGCGTGGCCCGCGCCATCTGGGCGAGCGGCCTGCGCAACCCCTTCACCTTCGCGGTGGAGCCCGGCACCGGCCGCATCTTCATCAACGACGTGGGCGCAGGCGCCTGGGAAGAGATCAACCTCGGTGCGCCGGGAGCCGACTACGGCTGGCCCGCCACCGAAGGCCCGACCAACGCGGCCGGCGTGACCGCCCCGCTCTTCGCCTACCGCCACGACGCCACGAGCCCGCCCGGCTCGGGCCCGGGCGGCTTCTTCCTCGGCCAGTCGATCGCCGGCGGTAGCTTCTACCCCGCCGCCGGCGGCACCTTCCCGGCCGCGTACCGGCGCAACTACTTCTTCAGCGACTACGTGGCCAACACCGTGGGGCGGCTCGACCCGGCCAACGGCAACGCCGCCTACGCCTTCGCCACCGTCAACGGCAACCCTGTCGACATGCTGGTGGGCCAGGACGGTGCGCTCTACGTGCTGACACGCCAGGGCATCACGCGCATCGCGCCCTCACTTTGA
- a CDS encoding carboxylesterase/lipase family protein, whose translation MKMRTVWNAALRCIGVVAAAAAVGGCTSVPAGTSNLHRDTAWGPVVGTDDSAASGSWHWKGVPYARPPVGALRWRAPMNPERWSAPRAATAFAPACVQTGRLYGPGLNNRYDETIGSTLGKTLGSEDCLYLNIWTPASHPAAPRPVIVFVHGGSNITGYTADPVYDGAALARSQDVVVVSVNYRLGVFGFLDAAALKTGQREEDSGNFALLDIVKALEFVASNIQAFGGDASRVTLMGQSAGAVNVYALLSSPMLVERAKPLFHRVVALSGGISTAATLPKGAIPGVLPKAVWATRGEALLLESLVADGRAANEAAARTLAAERGAAEMAAWLRERSADAVLGVVRTRLSARGMAASNPIADGWVVAPDPIAAIRAGRYMRVPVLAGHTRDETKLFPQLFALRPDLGGTSGRLLDDAAVFALASRYDAEAAPQTSVEQWIPKAYLPASTPTTGYDARARELDRLWFSAIRDDVLDAVRSQQPQVWDYEFEWDELPTPFDTLFGAAHTFDLPFVFGNFGPSLYSRISFTRHNSAGRVALSKVMQRSLGAFARQGDPNDAALGTNWPQWPGRIVFDADASAARIEARGAPR comes from the coding sequence ATGAAGATGCGCACCGTCTGGAATGCAGCCCTACGCTGCATCGGCGTCGTCGCAGCCGCGGCGGCAGTGGGGGGCTGCACCTCGGTGCCGGCTGGAACCTCCAACCTGCATCGAGACACCGCGTGGGGCCCCGTCGTCGGCACCGACGATTCGGCCGCCAGCGGCAGCTGGCACTGGAAGGGCGTGCCCTATGCGCGCCCGCCGGTCGGCGCATTGCGCTGGCGCGCGCCGATGAACCCCGAGCGCTGGTCCGCGCCGCGCGCGGCCACCGCCTTTGCGCCCGCCTGCGTGCAGACCGGCAGGCTCTACGGCCCGGGCCTGAACAACCGCTACGACGAAACCATCGGCAGCACGCTCGGCAAGACGCTCGGCTCGGAAGACTGCCTCTACCTCAACATCTGGACGCCCGCCTCGCACCCGGCGGCGCCGCGCCCGGTGATCGTCTTCGTGCACGGAGGCAGCAACATCACCGGCTACACCGCCGACCCCGTATACGACGGTGCAGCGCTGGCGCGCTCGCAAGACGTGGTCGTCGTGTCGGTGAACTACCGGCTCGGTGTCTTCGGTTTCCTCGACGCGGCGGCGCTGAAGACCGGCCAGCGAGAAGAAGACTCGGGCAACTTCGCGCTGCTCGACATCGTGAAGGCCCTCGAGTTCGTGGCATCGAACATCCAGGCCTTCGGGGGCGACGCAAGCCGCGTCACGCTGATGGGCCAGTCGGCCGGTGCCGTGAACGTCTACGCGCTGCTGTCGTCGCCGATGCTGGTGGAGCGGGCCAAGCCCTTGTTCCACCGCGTCGTGGCGCTGAGCGGCGGCATCTCGACGGCGGCCACGCTGCCGAAGGGCGCCATCCCGGGCGTGCTGCCGAAGGCGGTGTGGGCCACGCGCGGTGAAGCGCTGCTGCTGGAGTCGCTGGTGGCCGACGGCCGCGCCGCGAACGAAGCTGCGGCCCGCACGCTGGCCGCCGAGCGCGGCGCGGCCGAGATGGCGGCGTGGCTGCGGGAGCGTTCGGCCGATGCGGTGCTGGGCGTGGTGCGCACACGGCTTTCGGCGCGGGGCATGGCGGCTTCCAACCCCATCGCGGATGGCTGGGTCGTGGCACCGGACCCGATCGCCGCGATCCGCGCCGGGCGCTACATGCGCGTGCCGGTGCTGGCCGGCCACACACGCGACGAGACGAAGCTCTTCCCGCAGCTCTTCGCCCTGCGGCCCGACCTGGGCGGCACCAGCGGCCGCCTGCTGGACGATGCCGCGGTGTTCGCGCTGGCCTCGCGGTATGACGCCGAAGCGGCCCCGCAGACGAGCGTCGAGCAGTGGATCCCCAAGGCCTACCTGCCCGCCTCGACGCCCACCACTGGGTACGACGCCCGTGCCCGCGAACTCGACCGCCTGTGGTTCTCGGCCATCCGCGACGACGTGCTCGACGCCGTGCGCTCGCAGCAGCCCCAGGTGTGGGACTACGAATTCGAGTGGGACGAACTGCCCACGCCGTTCGACACCCTCTTCGGCGCGGCCCACACCTTCGACCTGCCCTTCGTCTTCGGCAACTTCGGGCCTTCGCTCTACTCGCGCATCTCGTTCACGCGACACAACAGCGCCGGGCGCGTGGCGCTGTCGAAGGTGATGCAGCGCAGCCTGGGCGCCTTTGCACGCCAGGGCGACCCCAACGACGCGGCGCTGGGCACGAACTGGCCGCAATGGCCCGGGCGAATCGTCTTCGATGCCGATGCGAGTGCGGCCCGGATCGAGGCCCGCGGCGCGCCGCGTTAG
- a CDS encoding LysR family transcriptional regulator, with amino-acid sequence MSKGFDYLVRRLRLRHLELLVVLAETGTMRGAAARLHLSQPAISKMLVEAEEALGAPLFERSRQGVHTTPIGTAAVHRARVVLGELSHAHDEAEAMRSGASAVLRVGTFSVTAAVPAAVVTLRQRLPQASVRLHEGRVSELIQRLLDGELDCVFGAVTTELLTSDLLRNLQSEVLVEDRLCVLGSASNPTARRRRLGWVDLQAADWVAPPRQTLVRQAFMTAFLNEGVDPPEPVIEAMSSVTVGAVLRLDPALLGAVRFEHARDEVARGGVVLVPVAPAIALPPLGLFTRRGSVDQTLAVQEFAKALRELRGGSSARAGRSK; translated from the coding sequence ATGAGCAAAGGCTTCGACTACCTCGTGCGGCGCCTGCGCCTGCGGCACCTCGAACTGCTGGTGGTGCTGGCCGAAACCGGCACCATGCGCGGCGCCGCGGCGCGCCTTCATCTCAGCCAGCCGGCGATCAGCAAGATGCTGGTCGAGGCCGAGGAGGCGCTGGGCGCGCCGCTCTTCGAGCGCAGCCGCCAGGGTGTGCACACCACGCCCATCGGCACGGCGGCCGTGCACCGTGCGCGCGTGGTGCTGGGGGAGCTCTCGCATGCGCACGACGAAGCCGAGGCCATGCGCAGCGGCGCGAGTGCCGTGCTGCGCGTGGGCACGTTTTCGGTCACCGCGGCCGTGCCGGCGGCGGTGGTGACGCTGCGCCAGCGCCTGCCGCAGGCGTCGGTTCGCCTGCACGAGGGCCGGGTGAGCGAGCTGATCCAGCGGCTGCTCGATGGCGAACTCGATTGCGTGTTCGGTGCCGTCACGACCGAGCTGCTGACAAGCGACCTGCTGCGCAACCTGCAGTCCGAAGTGCTGGTGGAAGACCGCCTGTGCGTGCTCGGCTCGGCGTCGAACCCGACGGCCCGGCGCCGGCGCCTGGGCTGGGTCGATCTTCAGGCGGCCGACTGGGTGGCGCCGCCGCGGCAGACGCTGGTGCGCCAGGCGTTCATGACGGCATTTCTCAACGAAGGCGTCGACCCGCCGGAGCCGGTGATCGAAGCGATGTCGTCGGTGACGGTGGGCGCGGTGCTGCGCCTCGACCCGGCCCTGCTCGGTGCAGTGCGCTTCGAGCACGCACGCGACGAGGTCGCGCGCGGCGGCGTGGTGCTGGTGCCGGTGGCGCCGGCCATCGCCTTGCCGCCGCTCGGCCTCTTCACCCGTCGCGGCAGCGTCGACCAGACGCTCGCGGTGCAGGAGTTCGCCAAGGCCCTGCGCGAACTGCGCGGCGGCAGCAGCGCGAGGGCCGGCCGCTCAAAGTGA